One window from the genome of Aerosakkonema funiforme FACHB-1375 encodes:
- a CDS encoding response regulator, which produces MENIEFSQVSKANSVKAMLMEMLINPPDMVVLNFDFSDMNGVEVVKIIRNYLDFQSDVVVVVRRNLTPYEESMLAELKVSQIIHKVAC; this is translated from the coding sequence TTGGAAAATATAGAATTTAGTCAAGTATCTAAAGCCAATTCAGTTAAAGCAATGTTAATGGAAATGTTAATTAATCCTCCCGATATGGTTGTTTTAAATTTTGATTTTTCAGATATGAACGGGGTGGAAGTAGTAAAAATCATCAGGAATTATTTGGATTTTCAATCCGATGTAGTAGTTGTTGTCAGGAGAAATTTAACTCCTTACGAAGAAAGTATGTTAGCTGAATTAAAAGTCTCCCAGATTATACATAAAGTAGCTTGTTAA
- a CDS encoding response regulator codes for MKKSFIKILLVEEDSLLSATLAKVLEANGYAIDVASDGQTALNLATALEYDLIVLDVQVPKLDGISLCRQLRSQNYPKPILLLTANDSDADVVAGFDAGADSYISKRCAAEVLLASIRTLLRRSNAFPPGSMGKDSSATLTWGNLCLDLDSGRVTFGEQVISLTATEFNLLVLFMRNPDRIFSRSVILDRLWGFDDGPTDRAIITHIKDLRKKLKAGGLAEEIIETIYGMGYRLKPYPQSASSSLDDSGTDNTRKQKSAVGDRSAIDKVLERFWGVFKQQIAVLAQAKTALLAGNLAAELQQAAKQEAHKLAGSLASFGYSEGSKLARSAEHLLMNDRPFALADIARLSEVVTALQAELAKPPITSTPTPIPTLCDYRVLAIDDDTALTELLKVESEAWGLQIEIASNLAVARSRLALSVPDVILLDLSFPETEEDGLMLLQELKERSPHLPVIVFTGRDSLADRLAVSRLGAKQFLHKPATSEQIFQAITRVLPKNQALQPKVLIVDDDRTMLTYLSALLTPWGLEVITLSEPQRFWQMLLKTSPHLVILDLQMPQVSGLELCQVVRQDVQQGDLPILVVTAHTDADSLSQAFAAGADDFITKPVLGPELVTRVLSRIERTRWR; via the coding sequence ATGAAGAAATCTTTCATAAAAATTCTGTTAGTAGAAGAAGATTCATTGCTGAGCGCTACACTGGCAAAGGTGTTGGAGGCAAATGGTTATGCGATCGATGTAGCGAGCGATGGACAAACTGCACTAAACCTGGCAACCGCACTTGAGTATGACCTGATTGTGCTGGACGTGCAGGTGCCAAAACTAGATGGGATTAGCTTATGTCGGCAACTTCGATCGCAAAACTACCCCAAACCGATCCTGTTGCTAACGGCAAACGATTCAGATGCGGATGTGGTGGCAGGCTTTGATGCTGGAGCTGATAGTTATATCAGCAAACGCTGTGCTGCGGAAGTATTACTGGCAAGCATACGGACATTATTGCGCCGCAGTAACGCATTCCCCCCAGGAAGTATGGGGAAGGATTCATCCGCTACGTTAACTTGGGGAAATCTTTGTTTGGATCTCGATTCCGGTCGAGTCACCTTTGGCGAACAAGTCATTTCGCTGACAGCAACAGAATTTAATCTGCTGGTATTATTTATGCGAAACCCCGATCGCATCTTCAGCCGCAGTGTCATTCTGGATCGTCTGTGGGGATTTGATGATGGGCCCACCGATCGCGCCATTATTACTCATATTAAGGATTTACGAAAGAAACTCAAAGCAGGCGGTTTAGCCGAAGAAATCATCGAAACAATTTATGGCATGGGCTATCGACTCAAGCCTTATCCCCAATCGGCATCGTCAAGTCTGGATGATTCAGGGACAGATAACACCCGAAAACAGAAATCTGCTGTGGGAGATCGCTCTGCGATCGACAAAGTATTAGAACGGTTTTGGGGAGTATTTAAGCAACAAATTGCCGTATTGGCACAAGCAAAAACTGCATTATTAGCAGGAAATTTAGCAGCCGAATTACAGCAAGCAGCAAAGCAGGAAGCCCATAAATTGGCAGGCTCTCTGGCTTCTTTCGGTTATTCCGAAGGATCGAAACTGGCGCGATCGGCTGAGCATTTGCTCATGAACGATCGCCCGTTCGCGCTGGCAGACATCGCTCGATTGTCTGAAGTGGTGACAGCATTACAAGCGGAATTAGCCAAGCCACCTATAACATCGACGCCTACACCGATACCTACTCTTTGCGACTATCGCGTGTTAGCGATCGATGACGATACGGCTTTGACTGAGCTATTAAAAGTAGAATCGGAAGCTTGGGGATTGCAGATCGAAATTGCCTCGAATCTAGCTGTCGCACGATCGCGCCTTGCTCTGTCCGTCCCCGATGTCATTTTATTAGATTTAAGTTTCCCAGAAACAGAGGAAGATGGTTTGATGCTGCTGCAAGAACTAAAAGAGCGATCGCCTCACCTTCCTGTGATTGTATTTACCGGACGAGATAGCCTTGCCGATCGCTTAGCAGTATCGCGATTAGGCGCTAAACAATTTCTACATAAACCTGCCACGAGCGAACAAATTTTTCAAGCCATCACCCGTGTTTTACCCAAAAATCAAGCTTTACAACCCAAAGTGTTAATTGTTGACGATGACCGAACAATGCTGACTTACTTATCCGCATTGCTAACGCCTTGGGGTTTGGAAGTGATAACTTTAAGCGAACCTCAACGATTTTGGCAGATGCTGCTGAAAACTTCCCCCCATTTAGTCATACTGGATCTCCAGATGCCACAAGTCAGCGGGCTGGAGTTGTGCCAGGTGGTGCGACAGGATGTGCAGCAGGGTGATTTACCGATTTTAGTTGTGACTGCTCACACCGATGCAGACTCTCTCAGTCAAGCTTTTGCTGCCGGAGCTGATGATTTCATCACTAAACCCGTATTGGGGCCAGAACTCGTGACACGGGTACTCAGTCGAATTGAGCGCACTCGCTGGCGCTAG
- a CDS encoding M28 family peptidase has protein sequence MLAIILSAIVGWVWFAMIRMPGISYRGQLPSLNQQELKLQKALRQDVQKLVSELQEHNFSSYNNLVAAANFLESSFTNAGYKVKRQQYQFANRKYDNIEVEIPGTKIPDEIVVIGAHYDSVQDSPGANDNGTGAAAVLELARAFAGKKTDRTLRFVEFVNEEPPFFQTPDMGSLVYAKRSQKAGEKIVAMLSLETMGYYSDKAGTQKYPFPLNLVYPSSGNFIAFIGNIKSGDLVRKAIASFRRHVEFPSEGAALPAQIPGVGWSDQWSFWQQGYPGIMVTDTAPYRYPYYHTAQDTPDKIDFEKLARVVAGLESVIADLAILEIDEPVEQTRAEF, from the coding sequence ATGCTAGCTATCATCCTCAGTGCGATCGTCGGTTGGGTGTGGTTCGCGATGATTCGGATGCCGGGAATTAGTTATCGCGGACAACTGCCATCTCTAAATCAGCAAGAATTAAAATTACAAAAAGCCTTGCGTCAGGACGTGCAAAAGCTAGTTAGCGAACTGCAAGAACATAACTTTTCATCTTACAATAATTTGGTAGCTGCGGCTAATTTTTTAGAATCGAGTTTTACTAATGCCGGCTACAAAGTCAAACGTCAGCAATACCAGTTTGCTAACCGCAAGTACGATAACATTGAAGTAGAAATTCCCGGCACAAAAATACCAGATGAAATAGTTGTCATCGGCGCTCACTATGACTCTGTGCAGGATAGTCCCGGTGCAAACGATAACGGTACTGGTGCGGCGGCTGTATTGGAATTGGCGCGTGCGTTTGCTGGCAAAAAAACTGACCGGACTCTCCGTTTTGTGGAATTTGTGAATGAGGAACCGCCCTTTTTCCAAACTCCGGATATGGGAAGCTTAGTTTATGCCAAACGCAGTCAAAAAGCAGGCGAGAAAATTGTTGCTATGCTCAGCTTAGAAACAATGGGTTACTATTCCGATAAAGCGGGAACTCAAAAATATCCATTTCCTCTGAATTTGGTATATCCTTCCTCTGGAAACTTTATTGCATTTATCGGTAATATTAAATCTGGTGACTTGGTGAGAAAAGCGATCGCATCCTTTCGTCGCCATGTCGAATTTCCCTCCGAAGGCGCAGCTCTACCCGCGCAAATTCCCGGTGTCGGTTGGTCAGATCAGTGGTCTTTCTGGCAACAAGGCTATCCGGGAATCATGGTCACAGATACCGCTCCCTATCGCTATCCTTATTATCATACCGCACAGGATACACCGGATAAAATTGATTTCGAGAAATTGGCGCGGGTAGTCGCTGGTTTAGAAAGCGTTATTGCCGATTTGGCAATACTTGAGATTGACGAACCAGTTGAGCAAACTCGCGCAGAGTTTTAG
- a CDS encoding 4a-hydroxytetrahydrobiopterin dehydratase produces MEQLAQQGCVPCIGGESPIGAAEIAQIKPQIPDWNIVEEEGEARLKRVYKFADFKTAIAFTNSVGDAAEKEGHHPALLTEWGKVTVSWWTHSIGGLHKNDFIMAAKTDAIATEFIQK; encoded by the coding sequence ATGGAACAACTAGCGCAACAAGGATGTGTACCTTGCATTGGTGGTGAATCTCCCATCGGCGCAGCGGAAATTGCACAAATAAAGCCGCAAATCCCCGATTGGAATATCGTGGAGGAAGAAGGGGAAGCGCGTCTGAAACGAGTTTACAAGTTTGCCGATTTTAAAACAGCTATAGCTTTCACTAATAGCGTGGGCGATGCAGCGGAAAAAGAAGGACATCACCCAGCTTTACTGACGGAATGGGGTAAAGTAACGGTAAGTTGGTGGACGCATTCGATTGGCGGTCTGCACAAAAATGATTTTATCATGGCAGCGAAAACGGATGCGATCGCAACTGAGTTTATCCAAAAGTAA
- the gcvT gene encoding glycine cleavage system aminomethyltransferase GcvT: MSNQSETPIALCRTPLFELAVELKARLTPFAGWEMPVQYTGITQEHQAVRTSAGIFDISHMGKFTVRGRELIQKFQYLVPSDLSRLQPGQAQYTVLPNIHGGILDDIIFYYQGSDDSGEQWGVIIVNAATKARDKAWLLANLESANVTLQDLSKNKVLLAVQGPQAAAYLQPFVKENLTPIKAFGHLEATVLDKPAFIARTGYTGEDGFEVMVDPEVGVQLWRSLVAAGVVPCGLGARDTLRLEAAMALYGQDIDENTTPLEAGLGWLVHLDAKGDFIGRAVLEQQKAVGVQRRLVGLQMEGRNIARHGYPVLHNGEKVGEVTSGSWSPTLESAIALAYVPTELAQVGQPLQVEIRGKTYPAAVVKKPFYRSAARIG; this comes from the coding sequence ATGAGCAATCAATCCGAAACACCCATAGCTTTGTGCCGCACTCCCCTATTTGAACTAGCGGTAGAATTGAAAGCGCGGCTCACTCCCTTTGCCGGATGGGAAATGCCTGTACAATATACTGGCATTACGCAAGAACATCAGGCGGTGCGAACAAGTGCGGGCATCTTCGATATCTCCCACATGGGCAAGTTTACCGTCCGAGGGAGAGAACTGATTCAGAAATTTCAATATTTAGTACCTTCCGATTTAAGTCGCTTGCAACCCGGTCAAGCTCAATATACCGTACTGCCGAACATCCACGGCGGTATTTTAGATGATATTATTTTCTATTACCAAGGGTCGGATGATTCTGGCGAACAGTGGGGCGTAATTATTGTCAATGCTGCCACCAAAGCAAGAGATAAAGCTTGGTTGTTGGCAAACTTGGAATCGGCTAACGTTACTTTACAAGATCTCTCCAAAAATAAAGTTTTGCTCGCCGTGCAAGGGCCGCAAGCTGCTGCATACCTGCAACCATTTGTCAAGGAAAATCTTACGCCCATCAAAGCTTTCGGTCATTTGGAAGCAACAGTATTGGATAAACCCGCTTTTATTGCTCGGACTGGTTATACTGGCGAAGATGGATTTGAGGTGATGGTTGACCCAGAAGTAGGGGTACAACTGTGGCGCAGTTTGGTGGCGGCGGGTGTGGTTCCCTGCGGTTTGGGTGCTAGGGATACCCTGCGTTTGGAAGCGGCGATGGCACTTTACGGTCAGGATATCGATGAAAATACCACGCCTTTGGAAGCTGGGTTAGGTTGGCTGGTTCACCTGGATGCGAAAGGAGATTTTATCGGTCGTGCTGTTTTGGAACAACAAAAAGCAGTTGGAGTGCAGCGTCGTTTGGTTGGTTTGCAAATGGAAGGACGCAACATTGCACGTCACGGTTATCCAGTATTGCACAATGGGGAAAAAGTCGGTGAGGTGACGAGTGGCAGTTGGTCGCCTACACTGGAAAGTGCGATCGCGCTTGCCTATGTTCCCACAGAATTAGCTCAAGTCGGTCAGCCACTGCAAGTAGAAATTCGCGGTAAGACTTATCCAGCTGCTGTGGTGAAAAAGCCTTTCTATCGTTCTGCTGCTCGGATCGGTTAA